From one Staphylococcus kloosii genomic stretch:
- a CDS encoding Ig-like domain-containing protein, protein MADTLNVYKGEEVVGSAERGENGKASVTINNLEANTDYAAGTYQVAFSNENGESEKVDVPAFKTKPIAVTGVTIAPKTASIDVEATTQLNSTVTPSTATNKSVAYASSDEAVATISSDGTVTGVAEGETTITVTTQDGNKSDTATVTVNAVEEPEPEVPEESEE, encoded by the coding sequence ATGGCAGATACATTAAACGTGTATAAAGGCGAGGAAGTCGTAGGCAGTGCTGAACGTGGTGAAAACGGTAAAGCATCCGTTACGATTAACAACCTCGAAGCTAACACTGATTATGCAGCTGGTACTTACCAAGTAGCATTCTCTAACGAAAATGGAGAATCTGAAAAGGTAGATGTTCCGGCATTCAAAACAAAACCTATTGCAGTAACAGGCGTAACAATTGCACCTAAAACTGCAAGTATTGATGTAGAAGCAACAACTCAATTAAATAGTACGGTTACACCATCAACTGCTACCAATAAATCAGTAGCTTATGCAAGTTCTGATGAAGCAGTCGCAACCATATCAAGTGACGGTACAGTAACTGGTGTTGCAGAAGGTGAAACAACGATTACGGTCACTACACAGGATGGTAATAAGTCTGATACTGCAACAGTAACAGTTAATGCAGTAGAAGAACCTGAACCAGAAGTACCGGAAGAATCAGAAGAATAA
- a CDS encoding prophage endopeptidase tail family protein: MQNKELILENKAGNFSEVFAIYDPDSFKYEYEKNGDRFITFTAIKIEGTEDIFDMLVNENYIIYQGQYYVIKSTSLAYDAQVTTCEVEAKHIFMNFQNHYIEKDIEDEELNAETGDEDTAPNYTLEQFLDFGFAKNKLGFEYEIIGDNRRLAPISELGNKNGLEFITEGAEYFNYIYFADNKKIYFYTPDLFYERADFPIVYRGNSDDVKLDISTTDLKTIIQGYGKKKTKSETKNYNPIKPKDLSYSGTFDKTGTWTTEKVGASYSKTFTCKWGNETLIWTRKKGSKGGIVDVYLDDKKMNTFELYRKTAKTDTVTIAKNLSKGKHTFKVIFRGGKSGVDYKKKAPVMYVGTEKTTMLNLTAVLKGKDVYHVYGEYKSPNYEVFGEMRAPTVFDEKYTNKTDLMDGLKEQLNDEPTVELSTNYLINGDDIVFIGEDDVKENNIVRFIHKPLNFNTDLKVVKLTRYHPLTQKPVDIEFSNAKLDIVDIQTRANQRIRRANSAIAQGNWNVNNNQSYDFYSDVMGSVLVDD; the protein is encoded by the coding sequence GTGCAAAATAAAGAATTAATACTTGAAAATAAAGCTGGTAACTTTTCAGAAGTGTTTGCGATATATGACCCTGATTCATTTAAATATGAGTATGAAAAGAATGGAGACCGTTTTATAACATTTACAGCGATAAAAATTGAAGGTACAGAAGATATTTTCGACATGTTAGTTAACGAAAACTATATCATCTACCAAGGACAATATTATGTTATTAAATCAACTTCACTTGCGTATGACGCACAAGTGACGACATGCGAAGTGGAAGCTAAACATATATTTATGAACTTCCAGAATCATTATATAGAAAAAGATATTGAAGATGAGGAACTTAACGCAGAAACTGGCGATGAAGATACAGCACCCAATTACACACTTGAACAATTTTTAGATTTTGGCTTTGCTAAGAACAAATTAGGATTTGAATACGAAATCATTGGAGACAATAGACGATTAGCACCTATATCTGAATTGGGTAACAAAAATGGTTTGGAATTCATTACTGAAGGTGCAGAGTACTTTAATTATATCTACTTTGCAGATAATAAAAAGATATATTTTTACACACCCGATTTATTTTATGAACGTGCAGACTTTCCTATCGTCTACCGGGGTAATTCTGATGATGTGAAATTAGATATAAGTACCACAGATTTGAAAACAATCATACAGGGATATGGCAAGAAAAAGACCAAATCAGAAACGAAAAACTATAATCCAATAAAACCAAAAGATTTATCATATAGCGGTACATTCGATAAAACAGGAACTTGGACTACAGAAAAAGTTGGTGCTAGTTATAGCAAGACATTCACATGTAAATGGGGAAATGAAACGCTCATATGGACTCGTAAGAAAGGATCTAAGGGCGGTATTGTTGACGTTTATTTAGATGACAAGAAAATGAATACCTTTGAACTTTATCGTAAAACAGCTAAAACAGATACGGTTACAATTGCTAAGAATTTAAGCAAAGGTAAACATACATTCAAAGTTATATTTAGAGGTGGTAAATCAGGTGTTGATTACAAGAAAAAGGCGCCTGTAATGTATGTAGGGACTGAAAAAACGACCATGCTCAATTTAACAGCAGTATTAAAAGGTAAAGATGTTTACCATGTATATGGAGAATACAAGTCACCAAATTATGAAGTATTTGGAGAAATGAGAGCGCCGACTGTATTTGATGAAAAATATACGAACAAAACAGATTTAATGGATGGTTTAAAAGAACAATTAAATGATGAACCTACCGTTGAATTATCAACCAATTACTTAATCAACGGTGATGACATTGTATTCATAGGTGAAGATGATGTAAAAGAAAACAACATTGTTCGTTTTATACACAAACCGTTAAACTTTAATACAGATTTAAAGGTCGTTAAACTCACACGTTATCATCCACTTACACAGAAACCTGTAGATATAGAATTCAGTAATGCGAAATTAGATATTGTAGATATTCAAACAAGAGCAAATCAGCGCATACGACGTGCTAATAGCGCTATCGCACAAGGTAATTGGAATGTTAATAATAACCAATCATATGACTTCTACAGTGACGTTATGGGAAGTGTACTAGTCGATGATTGA
- the gpG gene encoding phage tail assembly chaperone G, with protein MAKRNFIKLIQIDKKGNAVTDSEGNVKFDTYITPTQIPFRKIYDAADLMDGEGEDDKSSKEGFDEMLDMVVDIYNNQFTKDDLLDRLHAPDAIEELRGQIEFIAQGQMDDERKKELAKMI; from the coding sequence ATGGCTAAACGTAATTTTATTAAATTAATTCAAATCGACAAAAAAGGTAACGCAGTAACAGATTCAGAAGGAAACGTTAAATTCGATACTTACATTACACCAACACAAATTCCATTCCGTAAAATTTATGATGCTGCAGATTTAATGGACGGAGAAGGAGAAGATGACAAATCTTCTAAAGAAGGTTTTGATGAAATGTTAGATATGGTTGTCGATATTTATAATAACCAGTTCACTAAAGATGACCTATTAGACCGATTACATGCACCTGATGCGATAGAAGAACTTCGTGGTCAAATTGAGTTTATCGCACAAGGACAAATGGATGATGAAAGAAAAAAGGAATTAGCGAAAATGATATAA
- a CDS encoding peptidoglycan DD-metalloendopeptidase family protein: MAERIKGLQIDLSLNDMDVSKKLASVKREFRALNTSMKVSNNNFKYGDKSAASYKNRMNELQTAVDGSSKHLSQLKQRHAEVVAEQGAGSKAALDLANQINKETDAFNMYKGQLSSVTAEYQQNFSALGKIRKSFASVGSGMQAAGSKMQGVGRSLSNSITKPALVAGVAAAGLTAKLGFDRLVGLDTAKAKLEGLGYSTKEVGSITDQVAKAIDGGMTTMAEGTDVAAGALAAGVEQGKDLEKYIKLVGDAAVGSGRPVSEMAMIFNRVQGQGKLMTEELNMIEEGMPGFSNAMAKNLGVSYDQFRTMVTNGEVTAKDFLSTMDDFAGGMAGAYSKSWKGMVQNSKAYIGQIGEAFLSSTFQKAKGGLHEFEKMLKSPGAKQWAAESGEKLGNAFNTIGNGIKGLMNWWNGLNGTTQSVLGGIVKWLGITLITAGPVLTVFGKMTSTIGSMFSGMSTLISFLIRHNVASKTAAVGQAIWNGVTVTARGIANGYRAAVAALITSQTAQAIKSKIAAVAMTVWTGVTKAATLATRGLGLAIRFMTGPVGIVITVITALVAAIIYLWKTNSTFRNIVINTWNAIKNAAIAVFGFLKSYIIGIWNVIKTVTIAVWNAIKASAIAIWNGIKFAVQHPIQALNKALTALWNGMKAAAIKIWTLLKNAVIAIVKAYINQSRNNFNLLKRIVVTIFNGIKTFVIKVWNALKNGVIRIVKAYVNQTRNNFNTLKRVVTTIFNAVKNFSIKLWNSIKNKVISIVKALWNGVKKTFNALNKDVHAIFNAVKNFALKLWTNVKNGVVSRAKSLWSGVSNTFKSLRKGVASIFTGVKNNTIKLWNAIKDKVTGIASSLWGAVKKTFNKMKDGLSGIIGKIKSLINGMVDSVKKGLNKLIDGVNWVAGKLGMDKLPKIKLHTGTEHTNTTTNVVKNGKISRDTFATVGDKGRGNGPGGFRHEAIRYPNGKMAITPNRDTTAFLPKGSSVMNGAQTHSMLSGMPKFANGTNKKKKQNILEQGKNLAGAFGEKASDAAHGVKEGTQKALEASAKAIGKGKKWLGDKVGDVMDWVGKPGKLFNKIADAFGINLKSFGVPKGATLPYDMMKGMFGKLKDAAINMIKGWMDEAGGDGDASWLFKHDIWQKFGNYTGGLSFNGGKHYGVDFGMPIGTNVYAVKGGKADKVWTDYGGGKSVQIKTGKGEWNWYMHLSKQIAKQGQKIKAGQLIGKSGDTGNYVRGAHLHFQLMKGNHAGNDTAVDPLGWLKKLKGGGKKAAKKWAPDIKRAAKQMKVNLSGSELNDIIKLISTESSGDAGIVQQINDINTGANRARGLLQYTPGTFGSYKVKGHGNIMNGYDQLLAFFNNSSWRGNLSAWKRRMAAGSTGWGPTGGRRFATGGLINSSGWYNLAEGGYPEFVIPTDPSRQSDAMKLLAIASEHIGKRDNNKRPNQMRTPKTTVNAGSDNTELLLQMIANQQKQLDALMEIAQSNRGIEDKAGFNERDVSQAQGRKARMKAYARGGAIV, from the coding sequence ATGGCAGAAAGAATTAAAGGTTTACAGATAGATTTAAGCCTTAATGACATGGATGTCAGTAAAAAGTTAGCTAGTGTTAAGCGTGAATTTAGAGCTTTGAACACGAGCATGAAAGTGTCGAATAATAACTTTAAATATGGCGATAAATCAGCTGCATCATATAAAAATCGTATGAATGAGTTACAAACTGCAGTTGATGGCAGTTCTAAACACCTGTCACAGTTAAAACAACGACATGCCGAAGTAGTTGCAGAGCAAGGTGCAGGATCTAAAGCTGCATTGGATTTAGCTAATCAAATCAATAAAGAAACCGACGCTTTCAATATGTATAAAGGTCAATTAAGCAGTGTTACTGCCGAATATCAACAGAACTTTTCAGCACTAGGGAAAATAAGGAAATCTTTTGCATCTGTTGGTTCGGGCATGCAGGCAGCTGGAAGTAAAATGCAAGGTGTCGGTCGTTCGTTGTCTAATAGTATTACGAAACCTGCATTAGTTGCTGGTGTTGCAGCTGCTGGTTTAACAGCTAAATTAGGTTTTGACCGTTTAGTTGGATTAGATACAGCTAAAGCTAAATTAGAAGGTCTAGGCTATTCAACTAAAGAAGTTGGTAGTATCACAGACCAAGTAGCTAAGGCAATTGATGGTGGTATGACCACTATGGCTGAAGGTACCGACGTTGCTGCAGGCGCATTAGCTGCAGGTGTAGAACAAGGTAAAGACTTAGAAAAATACATCAAATTAGTTGGCGATGCTGCAGTTGGTAGTGGTAGGCCTGTTTCAGAAATGGCAATGATATTCAACCGTGTTCAAGGTCAAGGTAAGTTAATGACTGAAGAATTAAACATGATTGAAGAAGGTATGCCCGGTTTCAGTAATGCGATGGCTAAAAATTTAGGTGTTTCTTATGATCAGTTTAGAACTATGGTTACTAATGGTGAAGTGACAGCTAAAGACTTCCTAAGTACTATGGATGATTTTGCCGGTGGTATGGCAGGTGCTTATTCTAAATCGTGGAAAGGTATGGTACAGAATAGTAAAGCCTACATCGGACAAATTGGTGAAGCTTTCCTTAGTAGTACATTCCAAAAGGCTAAAGGTGGTTTACATGAGTTTGAGAAAATGCTTAAATCACCAGGCGCTAAACAATGGGCTGCTGAAAGTGGCGAAAAGTTAGGGAACGCTTTTAATACTATAGGTAATGGTATTAAAGGATTAATGAATTGGTGGAATGGTCTCAATGGCACCACTCAAAGTGTGCTCGGAGGTATAGTTAAATGGCTAGGTATAACCTTAATCACTGCCGGTCCAGTATTAACGGTGTTTGGAAAAATGACCAGTACTATAGGTAGTATGTTCAGTGGAATGTCTACGTTAATATCATTTTTAATACGTCATAATGTTGCAAGTAAAACCGCAGCAGTAGGTCAAGCTATTTGGAACGGAGTTACTGTCACAGCTAGGGGCATAGCTAACGGTTATAGAGCTGCAGTGGCTGCACTTATTACCTCACAAACAGCACAAGCGATTAAATCTAAAATTGCTGCAGTAGCTATGACAGTTTGGACAGGTGTAACTAAAGCGGCCACATTGGCTACACGTGGTTTAGGATTAGCGATTCGTTTCATGACTGGGCCAGTAGGAATAGTTATCACTGTAATTACTGCGCTTGTAGCAGCAATCATTTATTTATGGAAAACAAATAGTACATTCCGAAACATTGTTATAAACACTTGGAACGCTATAAAAAATGCAGCGATAGCAGTATTTGGTTTCTTGAAATCTTATATTATAGGTATCTGGAATGTGATAAAAACTGTAACAATCGCTGTATGGAATGCAATTAAAGCGTCTGCTATAGCTATATGGAACGGAATTAAATTCGCAGTACAACATCCTATACAAGCTTTAAATAAAGCGTTAACTGCTTTATGGAATGGGATGAAAGCAGCGGCTATCAAGATTTGGACGTTGCTTAAAAATGCTGTCATTGCGATTGTAAAGGCTTATATTAATCAATCACGCAATAACTTTAACTTATTGAAACGTATAGTGGTTACTATTTTTAACGGAATTAAAACATTTGTCATAAAAGTTTGGAATGCACTCAAAAATGGTGTCATAAGAATAGTGAAAGCTTATGTCAATCAAACACGAAATAACTTTAATACATTAAAACGTGTTGTAACGACAATTTTCAATGCAGTTAAAAACTTTTCAATCAAACTTTGGAACTCAATTAAAAATAAAGTAATATCCATTGTAAAAGCGCTTTGGAATGGCGTTAAAAAAACCTTTAATGCCTTAAATAAAGATGTGCATGCGATATTTAACGCTGTTAAGAATTTTGCACTCAAATTATGGACCAACGTTAAAAATGGCGTTGTTTCAAGAGCCAAATCTTTATGGTCTGGCGTAAGCAATACATTTAAATCATTACGCAAAGGTGTTGCATCCATATTTACAGGAGTTAAGAATAACACGATCAAATTATGGAACGCTATCAAAGATAAGGTGACTGGTATTGCTTCATCACTTTGGGGCGCAGTTAAGAAAACTTTCAATAAAATGAAAGATGGCCTTAGTGGTATAATTGGCAAAATTAAAAGTCTTATCAATGGTATGGTCGACAGTGTCAAAAAAGGTTTAAACAAACTCATTGATGGTGTCAACTGGGTAGCTGGTAAATTAGGTATGGATAAATTACCTAAGATTAAACTTCACACTGGTACTGAGCATACCAATACGACAACGAACGTAGTTAAGAATGGCAAAATATCTCGTGATACTTTTGCTACTGTAGGCGATAAAGGTCGAGGTAATGGTCCAGGTGGATTTAGACACGAAGCGATTAGATACCCTAATGGTAAAATGGCGATTACACCTAACAGAGATACAACAGCATTCTTACCTAAAGGTTCATCAGTTATGAATGGAGCTCAAACGCATTCTATGTTAAGTGGTATGCCTAAATTCGCAAATGGTACAAACAAGAAGAAAAAACAAAACATCTTAGAACAAGGTAAAAACTTAGCAGGCGCTTTTGGAGAAAAAGCATCTGATGCAGCACATGGCGTAAAAGAAGGTACCCAAAAAGCTTTAGAAGCTTCAGCGAAAGCTATAGGTAAAGGTAAAAAATGGCTGGGCGATAAAGTAGGAGATGTCATGGACTGGGTGGGGAAACCCGGTAAATTATTCAATAAAATCGCTGATGCTTTTGGCATTAACCTAAAATCCTTTGGCGTACCTAAAGGGGCTACCTTACCTTATGACATGATGAAGGGAATGTTTGGAAAACTTAAAGATGCCGCTATCAACATGATTAAAGGCTGGATGGATGAAGCAGGTGGCGATGGCGATGCTTCTTGGTTATTCAAACATGATATATGGCAGAAATTCGGTAACTATACAGGCGGATTAAGCTTTAATGGTGGTAAACACTATGGTGTTGACTTTGGAATGCCAATAGGTACAAACGTATACGCTGTAAAAGGTGGTAAAGCCGACAAAGTATGGACTGATTATGGTGGCGGTAAATCTGTTCAAATAAAAACAGGTAAGGGCGAATGGAACTGGTACATGCACTTATCTAAACAAATTGCTAAGCAAGGTCAGAAAATAAAAGCAGGCCAATTAATTGGTAAGTCAGGAGATACAGGTAATTACGTTCGTGGTGCCCACTTACATTTCCAATTAATGAAAGGTAATCATGCTGGAAATGACACTGCTGTTGACCCACTAGGTTGGTTAAAAAAATTAAAAGGTGGCGGTAAAAAAGCCGCTAAGAAATGGGCGCCAGATATAAAACGTGCAGCCAAACAAATGAAGGTTAACCTTTCAGGAAGTGAATTAAATGACATTATTAAATTAATTAGCACAGAATCTAGTGGTGACGCTGGTATTGTACAACAAATTAATGATATCAACACTGGTGCCAACCGAGCACGTGGTTTACTTCAATATACACCAGGTACATTTGGTAGTTATAAAGTTAAAGGTCATGGAAATATTATGAATGGTTACGACCAATTGCTTGCTTTCTTCAATAACAGTTCTTGGCGTGGTAACCTTAGCGCTTGGAAACGACGTATGGCTGCGGGTTCAACCGGTTGGGGTCCAACTGGAGGTAGAAGATTTGCTACTGGCGGATTAATTAATTCAAGTGGTTGGTACAACCTAGCTGAAGGTGGCTATCCAGAATTTGTTATCCCAACAGACCCTAGCAGACAATCTGACGCTATGAAACTATTAGCGATTGCTTCTGAACATATTGGCAAACGCGATAATAATAAACGACCTAATCAAATGCGTACACCTAAGACGACAGTAAACGCTGGTAGCGACAACACAGAATTATTACTACAAATGATTGCTAACCAACAAAAACAACTCGACGCGTTAATGGAAATTGCTCAAAGCAATAGAGGTATTGAAGATAAAGCCGGCTTTAATGAACGTGATGTATCACAAGCACAAGGACGAAAAGCTAGAATGAAAGCATATGCCAGAGGGGGTGCAATCGTCTAA
- a CDS encoding major tail protein has product MAEKNYRSFTGLTEFYYKVHGEDVQAVTDPERIKFLQEISVSKDQDIEKAYGDNQVAEMAVANGTIEVEAGFHKLPLEDRVALFGLEKSEDGIVSVGNDTPPYVAVMFAKTMEDGSREYVGLPKGLFTFPELEGNTKEDGVEFSSDSTKAEFMQASVAGFEEEKAMLLGHDEKGVNVMKDAIWKAVFGSDEDKGEDTP; this is encoded by the coding sequence ATGGCAGAGAAAAACTATAGATCGTTCACAGGTTTAACTGAGTTCTACTACAAAGTGCATGGTGAAGATGTTCAAGCAGTTACAGACCCAGAACGAATCAAATTCTTACAAGAGATTTCAGTATCTAAGGACCAAGACATCGAAAAAGCATACGGTGATAACCAAGTAGCAGAGATGGCAGTAGCTAACGGAACTATTGAAGTTGAAGCTGGATTCCATAAATTACCATTAGAAGATAGAGTGGCATTATTTGGATTAGAAAAATCAGAAGATGGCATTGTATCAGTTGGTAATGATACACCGCCATACGTGGCTGTTATGTTCGCTAAAACTATGGAAGATGGCTCACGTGAATATGTTGGATTACCAAAAGGTTTATTCACATTCCCAGAACTTGAAGGTAATACTAAAGAAGATGGCGTAGAGTTCAGTTCAGATTCTACTAAAGCAGAATTTATGCAAGCATCTGTAGCTGGTTTTGAAGAAGAAAAAGCTATGTTATTAGGACACGATGAAAAAGGCGTAAATGTCATGAAAGACGCTATTTGGAAAGCAGTATTTGGCAGTGATGAAGATAAAGGCGAAGATACACCCTAA
- a CDS encoding HK97 family phage prohead protease has protein sequence MTNSNVDAYKDMVIEGYAVLFDSISKMTPNGYREKILPTAFDEVDVSDVKCLVDHDWGQLIGRTKSGTLELEVDNKGLKFKCYLPNTSTGRDIYENIKLGNIDECSFFYTLPQKNEGSRHWEKIDGDYVHVVHQISELREISVVTMPAYDDTSVIVAQRSQDLTKAKELEQLKIALDIESLRFET, from the coding sequence ATGACGAACAGTAACGTTGATGCGTATAAAGATATGGTCATAGAGGGGTATGCAGTGTTATTTGATTCTATTAGTAAAATGACACCTAATGGTTACAGAGAAAAAATATTACCCACTGCATTTGATGAAGTTGATGTATCAGATGTCAAATGTTTGGTGGACCATGATTGGGGCCAACTTATCGGAAGGACGAAATCAGGAACCTTAGAATTAGAAGTTGACAACAAAGGGCTTAAATTTAAGTGTTACTTACCGAATACGTCAACAGGGCGTGATATATATGAAAATATAAAATTAGGTAACATTGACGAATGTAGTTTCTTTTATACACTCCCTCAAAAAAATGAGGGTAGTAGACATTGGGAAAAAATAGATGGGGATTACGTACATGTAGTACATCAAATATCAGAGTTAAGAGAAATTAGTGTTGTGACTATGCCAGCATACGATGATACCTCGGTTATTGTTGCACAACGTTCTCAAGATTTAACTAAAGCAAAAGAGTTAGAACAATTAAAAATAGCGCTAGATATAGAAAGCCTTCGTTTTGAAACGTAA
- a CDS encoding phage tail domain-containing protein, with product MAKTVKMFNDDFSKMLTDLPNLTFLDATEDGVEISANTVETKGRDGVRIGRPSFGPFKLKLRFFYRGADIQDYRLLKHKLRGILFRRDPFYIVHSDMPGIKYHVYCEENAIEDIGTKFGTFEVTFNVFKGFSESLTDTLDVGFLSDNWQFEGGLITDKAIAYVHKEKGFEIWNGSNDTIDPLNHKLIIRIKADAPRGLTLINHTTGESFTYYNALTSSKTLTLNGIHPIIGNKRVGFDTDYGWITLAEGMNNIEIKCDTTNDIYSEFQFNFVYR from the coding sequence ATGGCTAAAACAGTTAAAATGTTTAACGATGATTTTTCAAAAATGTTAACGGATTTACCTAATTTAACATTCTTAGATGCCACAGAAGATGGCGTAGAAATTAGCGCAAACACGGTAGAAACTAAAGGGCGCGATGGTGTGAGAATAGGGCGACCATCCTTTGGTCCATTCAAACTTAAATTACGCTTCTTTTACCGTGGTGCAGATATACAAGATTATAGATTACTTAAACATAAACTAAGAGGGATCCTTTTTCGAAGGGACCCTTTTTATATTGTTCATTCAGATATGCCAGGCATTAAATATCACGTTTATTGTGAAGAAAATGCTATAGAGGATATTGGAACAAAATTCGGTACATTTGAAGTTACTTTTAATGTATTTAAAGGTTTTTCAGAGTCGCTTACAGATACATTAGATGTAGGTTTTCTTTCTGATAACTGGCAATTTGAAGGTGGTTTAATTACTGATAAAGCGATTGCTTACGTCCATAAAGAAAAAGGCTTTGAAATATGGAATGGAAGTAATGACACAATCGACCCTTTGAACCATAAATTAATCATCAGAATAAAAGCAGATGCGCCTAGAGGATTAACATTAATTAATCATACAACGGGTGAATCGTTTACGTATTATAACGCTTTAACAAGTTCTAAAACATTAACATTAAATGGTATACATCCAATTATAGGAAATAAACGTGTGGGTTTCGACACAGATTATGGGTGGATAACATTAGCTGAAGGTATGAATAATATTGAGATTAAATGTGATACAACGAATGATATTTATTCGGAATTTCAATTTAATTTTGTCTATAGGTAG
- the gpGT gene encoding phage tail assembly chaperone GT, with protein MLQMMKEGGKDINDILDMPFAFFMEIVDESNKKDVEKKESMLDAFL; from the coding sequence ATGTTGCAAATGATGAAAGAAGGTGGGAAGGATATTAACGATATATTAGATATGCCTTTCGCTTTCTTCATGGAAATTGTGGACGAAAGTAATAAGAAAGATGTTGAGAAAAAGGAATCGATGTTGGACGCGTTCCTTTAA
- a CDS encoding phage major capsid protein, whose translation MANNLDARQKEINNLVSKAQEAVEKGDLETARNLKADIDSQKKEYEELKQLSEEIKASAPEEESVPPKDEGAEETDNKKEDSEEKPSDDKENKPSEEEKTDDKPKDDDKPESEEKPEAPAIEKVEEPTEDELEEEKDKKKKEGAKRSMAKLNQNQETNEEILGFEQYMKSKGAKRDNVKSDDVGVTIPEDIKYIPEKEVNTVQDLSELVQKTSVSTASGKYPILKRANAKFNTVEELEKNPELARPEFETINWEVNTYRGSIPISQEALDDSVANLTAIVSENINEQKINTLNEKIGAVLKAFNPTSIANVDDLKEIINVKLDPGYDRQIICTQSFYQKLDTLKDGNGRYLLQDSIINTAGNTVLGMNVTVVRDDLLGVNGDAKAFIGDVKRGVLFADRTDVSVQWIENEIYGKYLMGAFRFDVKQADKNAGFFVTFGEDAEGEDTP comes from the coding sequence ATGGCTAACAATTTAGATGCGCGCCAAAAAGAAATTAATAATTTAGTTTCTAAAGCGCAAGAAGCAGTCGAAAAGGGAGACCTAGAAACTGCACGTAATTTAAAAGCTGATATCGATTCACAGAAGAAAGAATATGAAGAATTAAAACAATTATCTGAAGAAATCAAAGCGTCAGCACCAGAAGAAGAATCTGTACCGCCTAAAGATGAAGGTGCAGAAGAAACTGATAACAAAAAAGAAGATTCAGAGGAAAAACCATCGGACGATAAAGAAAATAAACCGTCTGAAGAAGAAAAAACAGACGACAAACCTAAAGACGATGATAAACCCGAATCTGAAGAAAAACCAGAAGCACCAGCTATCGAAAAAGTAGAAGAACCTACAGAAGACGAGTTGGAAGAAGAAAAAGACAAAAAGAAAAAAGAAGGGGCGAAACGTTCTATGGCGAAATTAAATCAAAATCAAGAAACTAATGAGGAAATCCTAGGTTTCGAACAATACATGAAATCTAAAGGAGCAAAACGTGACAACGTTAAATCTGATGATGTTGGCGTAACAATTCCAGAGGATATTAAATATATTCCAGAAAAAGAAGTTAACACAGTACAAGATTTATCAGAATTAGTACAAAAAACTTCAGTATCAACTGCAAGTGGCAAGTACCCAATCTTAAAACGTGCAAATGCTAAATTCAACACAGTTGAAGAACTAGAGAAAAACCCAGAGTTAGCACGTCCAGAATTTGAAACAATTAACTGGGAAGTTAACACTTACCGTGGTTCTATTCCAATCTCTCAAGAAGCGTTAGACGATTCAGTTGCTAACTTAACTGCTATTGTGTCTGAAAATATCAACGAACAAAAAATCAATACATTAAACGAAAAAATTGGTGCAGTGCTTAAAGCATTCAATCCAACATCAATCGCTAATGTGGATGACTTAAAAGAAATTATCAACGTTAAATTAGACCCAGGTTACGACCGTCAAATTATCTGTACACAAAGTTTCTATCAAAAACTAGACACTTTAAAAGATGGTAACGGTCGTTATTTATTACAAGACAGCATTATCAACACTGCTGGTAACACTGTATTAGGTATGAACGTAACAGTGGTACGTGATGACCTTTTAGGCGTTAACGGCGATGCTAAAGCGTTTATTGGAGACGTAAAACGCGGCGTGTTATTTGCAGACCGTACAGACGTTTCAGTTCAATGGATTGAAAACGAAATCTACGGTAAATACTTGATGGGTGCGTTCCGTTTCGATGTTAAACAAGCAGATAAAAACGCTGGTTTCTTCGTAACATTTGGCGAGGATGCAGAAGGCGAAGATACACCCTAA
- a CDS encoding head-tail connector protein yields MFDLESKESVKKAIRVDHDFDDDLIMDVYLPGAINEVKTAVSLNDEDKGFYENNPLFNLAVLNIVAHHNDNRSITSNEQSFDVPASSLALIQTLRSNLAKWRLENIEVIADES; encoded by the coding sequence ATGTTCGATTTAGAAAGTAAAGAATCCGTAAAAAAAGCGATTCGTGTAGATCATGATTTCGATGATGACTTGATTATGGATGTCTATTTACCTGGTGCAATTAATGAAGTTAAAACGGCTGTTTCATTAAACGATGAAGATAAAGGTTTTTACGAAAATAATCCTTTATTTAATTTAGCTGTTTTAAACATTGTCGCACATCATAATGACAATCGTTCTATTACATCTAACGAACAAAGCTTTGATGTACCAGCATCTTCATTAGCACTTATACAAACGTTACGAAGTAATCTTGCTAAATGGCGTTTAGAAAACATCGAGGTGATAGCCGATGAATCTTAA